The genomic segment ACTTCCGGGAGGGGGTCCTCCTGGCCGTGAACCACGACGGGGATTCCGACTCGACGGGGTCCATCGCCGGGAACCTGCTGGGCACCCTCCACGGCGTCGAGGCGATCCCCTCCGAGTGGCTCGAGCCGTTGGAGGTTCGCGAGGTGATCACGGAGCTGGCGGACGACCTCTACGCCTTTCGGGACTGGAAGATCGGGGAAGACGCGACGGATGATGAAGAGAGCCAAAGGCTCTGGAGGAAATATCCCGGGTTCTGAAGGCCGGGGGCCTTGGCAAGCCGGGCTCGTCGGGCACACCCGGGAGACCCAGCTTTCGCCTTCGCCTCGGCGGTTGCCGTGTAAGCCAGTTCCGCGCCGAGGAGTTGAGGCACGGGGGCAGCTTGGCGCTCGGCGCCCCCTTCCTCTGAAGGACGAACGTGCCGCATCACCCCCCGTGGAAGCCAATTCGACCAGTTGCCGGTGTGACCGAGTGCACGTTTGATCTGGAGGAGCCGGAGATGAAGATCTTCCTCACGGGTGGGACGGGGTTCGTGGGGGCGCGGCTGGTGCCGTTCTTGCGAGAGCAGGGGCACGAGGTAGTGCTCCTGGCGCGCCCCGGTGAGCCAACCGCCGGCTTGTCCGGCGGCGTCCAGGTGGTGGAGGGCGAACCCTCGGGAGCGGGTCCCTGGTGGGACGCGCTGGGGGAGTGCGACGCCGCGGTGAACCTCGCCGGGGCGCCGATATACGGCCGGTGGGACGCCGCGAAGAAGTCGCTCATCCGCGAGAGCCGGGTGCGGACAACCCGCAACCTGGTGGCGGCGCTCCCCCGCGGGAAGCCGTTTTCCCTGCTGAGTACCTCGGCCGTCGGGGTCTACGGCGATGCCGGGGACCGGGAGCTCGACGAGGCGGCTCCCCTGGGGAGCGACTTCCTGGCCCGCGTGGCCCAGGATTGGGAGGCGGAAGCTCTGCGGGGGAAAGAAGCGGGGGCCCGGGTGGTCCTCCAGCGCTTCGCCGTCGTCCTGGGGCCCGGCGGCGGCGCCCTGGAGCAGCTCGCGTCCATGACCCGGAAATTCTTGGGCGGGCCGGTGGGGTCCGGCCGCCAGTGGTTCTCGTGGATCCACCGGGAGGATCTGGTCCGCGCGATCCTCTTCCTCCTGGAGCGGCCGAAGCTCGACGGCGTCTTCAACCTGTGTGCGCCCAACCCGGTGCGCCAGCTCGACCTCGCCCGCACCCTGGGCCGGGTTCTCGGGCGGCCGGCGCTCACCCCCGCCCCCGCGTTTGCCGTGCGGTTCGTCCTCGGGGAGTTCGCCGACGCCGTGCTCTTCAGCCAGCGCATGGTCCCGAGGCGCCTCCAGGAGGCGGGATTTCGCTTTCTCTTCCCGGAGTTGGAACCGGCGCTGCGCCAGATCCTCGGCGATCAAACCCCTTGACCCCCAGGACGGGGCCTCTGTAGAATGCGCCACTTCTGAGCGCCGGAGAGGTGGCCGAGAGGCT from the Thermodesulfobacteriota bacterium genome contains:
- a CDS encoding TIGR01777 family oxidoreductase, translating into MKIFLTGGTGFVGARLVPFLREQGHEVVLLARPGEPTAGLSGGVQVVEGEPSGAGPWWDALGECDAAVNLAGAPIYGRWDAAKKSLIRESRVRTTRNLVAALPRGKPFSLLSTSAVGVYGDAGDRELDEAAPLGSDFLARVAQDWEAEALRGKEAGARVVLQRFAVVLGPGGGALEQLASMTRKFLGGPVGSGRQWFSWIHREDLVRAILFLLERPKLDGVFNLCAPNPVRQLDLARTLGRVLGRPALTPAPAFAVRFVLGEFADAVLFSQRMVPRRLQEAGFRFLFPELEPALRQILGDQTP
- a CDS encoding ADP-ribosylglycohydrolase family protein produces the protein TGGVLAVLILELTDGADLPEALVAAKACLRARAGHGETLRALERAEELAVSGGGHDEAIAALGQGWVAEEALAIAVYCSLVARDFREGVLLAVNHDGDSDSTGSIAGNLLGTLHGVEAIPSEWLEPLEVREVITELADDLYAFRDWKIGEDATDDEESQRLWRKYPGF